Part of the Sulfitobacter alexandrii genome, GGCACCCTCCGGGCTGCGCTGCACCGCGTTTCCCAGATGCTCGGACAACAGGTGGGCCGCAGCCTCGATCTGCCCATGGTCGGCGAGCGAGACATGCAGGACGCCCGAGTCGGTGGCCGCCTTCAGCTCGCGGCTGGTGCCTTCTGCGATCTTGCGCCCATTGTCGATGACCGCGATCCGGTCCGCCAGTTGATCGGCCTCTTCAAGGTACTGGGTTGTCAGCAGGATCGTCACGCCCGACCCGGCAAGCTGCCGGATCAGCCGCCAGACGCCCTGACGCGCCGAAGGGTCCAGCCCCGTCGTCGGCTCATCCAGAAACAGGACGCCCGGCGTCACGATCAGGGACGCCGCGATGTCGAGCCTGCGCCGCATCCCGCCGGAGTAATCCTTTACCTGCTTGTGCGCAGCCGCCGACAGCTCGAAAGCGTCGAGCAATTCGTCAGCCCGCGCCCGCGCCGGACCTGACCGGAAACCCCAGAGGCGGGCCAGCATCACAAGGTTTTCGCGGCCCGTCAGATCCTCGTCGAGCGAGGCAAACTGGCCCGTCATGGCAATGGAGGAACGCACCTTTTCCGGTGCTGTGGCGATGTCATGGCCCATCACCTCGGCACTTCCGGCATCGGGCGCAGTCAAGGTGGCCAGCATCCGCAACAACGTGGTCTTGCCCGCGCCGTTCGGGCCCAGCACGGCGAAGATCATGCCGCGCGGCACCTCGAGGTCGACCCCGGCGACGGCAGTCGAATTTCCGAAGCGGCGTACCAGTCCGCGGGCATGAATCGCAAGGTTGGTATGTTCGGTGTCCACTTTTGGTGTCCAAGTCTGATGCGGGGTGTCTGGCAGTTCGCAAGGTACAGCAGCCGCCGGATTAGTCGATAGGACATGGCAAAGTTCGAGGTGGTAAGTCGGTCTTGTGAAAGTCGTCAAAGGATCGTCCGGCAAGAACCGCCGTTGCACGTGGCATCACGACAGAATGGCAAATTTGGCATAAGACTGATTATGCGTATCATCGAGATCGGTCGGGCAGTTTTCCGAGCCTTGCATCGGCGTGGGTTCAGATCACCGACGCCGAAATGCCCAGAAAGGTCAATCAAGACGCCGGTGGACTTGCCCGCCACTGGTGACGAGCGTTTAGATCACCTCCCGAGTCCTTCGCGCGACGGTGTCTGGCTCTCGTCTCTGTTCCGGTTGGCGACCCGCAGCGAAAGCGCCAGCCGCCGAATTCGGATGGCCCGGTTCAGTTCCCCCCCGAAAATCAGGATCAGCGCCGCGAGATACATGAAATAGAGCACCGCGATGATACCGGCGAGGCCCGCATAGTAGCTTCCATAGGTCGCGAACCTCGCAAGATAGGCCGAGAATGCCGCCGTCAGGACCACCCAACCGCCGACGGTGAACAGAACGCCGGGCCAGATGCTGGAGAACCGGGTACGTCGTGCCGGCAGGATGACATGCGCGGCGAACAGGAGGGACAGAAAGATGATCGCCGCCGCCGGATACCGGATCAGGCTGATCTTGACCGAGGCCGGGTCGAATCCGGGCAGAAGCTGGTGCAGCCATGATCCCGCTCTCGGCGCCAGCACCAGAAGGTATCCGACGATCACCATCGCGAACCCCGAGACCAGCACCATGGTTGCCTGCAGGGCATAGATCGCCACCGCGGACCGGGTCTCGCGGATGCCGTAGGCCCGGTTCAGGCCGACACGCACGCCGTCCACCCCGCCCACCGCGAACCAGATGGTCAGCAGGATACCGGCGCTGAGCACCCCGCCGCGCTGCGCGGTCATGACCTTCTCGACCTCCGACACGATCGGATCGACGATCACGGTCGGCACGATCTCGATCAGGAACGCGATCAGGTCATCGGCCATCGTGCGGTCCCCGACAAAGGCGGTGAGCGAACTGGTGAAAATCAGGAACGGAAATATCGCGAGCAACATGCGGAAGGCGATATTGCCGGAAAGCCCGAAGGCATCGTCGCTCCAGAGCCGCAGCAGGGCTTCCTGGGTCACCGCCATGGCGACGCGCCAGCCGGAGCCCGTCAGCAGGACTTCGGGCCGGCTACTGACGACGCCGTGGGTCAGCACGGCATCGCGGACGGTCTGGGGCTCACGATCTGCGCTCATTCCTCACGTACGCTCATGGATGACCGGGTGAAATGTAGATGCCTGCGCCACCATTCCCAGCGGAATGAACAGCGAGACCGCACCCTGCGGATCATTGCACCCGTCGCCGCGTTCCGCGGAACCGCGCCAAACTGTGCCCTCACCTATTGTAGAAACCCAAGATATTTGGCATCCAGCACTCCACGACACAACGGGAGTAATGAGATGCGCGCATTGGCGCTGGTGATCCGGGCGATCAGCGGATTGAACTCGATCATCGGTCACGTCTTTTCCTGGCTGTCGCTCGGAATCGTCGTCATCTGTTTCACCGTGGTCGTTCAGCGATACGTGTTTGCCACCAGTTTCGTCTGGATGCAGGATCTCTACATCTGGATGAACGGCGCCATGTTCACCGCCGTCGCGGGCTTTGCCCTGATGCGCGGCGATCACGTGCGCGTCGACATCTTCTATCGTCCGGCCGGGATCCGGACCAAGGCGTTCGTCGATCTTTTCGGCTCGATCTTCTTCCTGCTGCCTTTCTGCGCGGTGGTGTATCTCTATTCGATGCCCTTCGTGCAGCGCGCGTGGGGCTATTACGAAGGGTCCGCGAACGTGGGCGGCATGCCCGGGCTCTACATCCTCAAGACCTTCATCATCGCGTTCGCCCTGCTGCTGGCCCTGCAAGGCGTTGCGATGATCCTGCGGTCCATTCTCGTCCTTTCCGGTCACGAAGCGATGCTTCCTCCGTCGCAGCGCTACGGTGACACGACCAACCTCCCAGATAACGAAGGCATTGCCTGATGGATCCCATCGTGATTGGCGAGCTCCTCGCGGGGCTCATGTTCTTCGGCATCATCGGATTCCTGCTTCTGGGTTTCCCGGTGGCGTTCACGCTCGCGGGCGTATCGCTGATGTTCGGCGCCGTCGGCATGGCCTTTGGCGTGTTCGACCCCTCCAACTTCGGCGCGCTGCCCAACCGATACATCGGTTTCATGACGAACGAGGTGCTCGTCGCCGTGCCCCTGTTCATTTTCATGGGGGTGATGCTGGAACGGTCGAACATCGCCGAGCAGCTCCTGCTGACGATGGGCAAACTCTTCGGCAACCTGCGCGGCGGTCTCGGCATGTCGGTGATCGTGGTCGGCACGCTGCTGGCGGCCTCGACGGGGGTCGTGGGTGCCACGGTCGTCACGATGGGGCTCATCTCCTTGCCCGCGATGCTGCGGGCCGGCTATGACCCCAAGCTGGCGACCGGCGTGATCTGCGCATCGGGCACCCTCGGCCAGATCATTCCGCCCTCCACCGTGCTGATCTTCATGGGCGACATGCTGTCCGGCATCAACTCCCAGGTGCAGATGGCGAAAGGGAACTTCGCGCCCACGACGGTTTCCGTCGGCGATCTCTTCGCCGGTGCGCTCCTGCCCGGTGTCCTGCTTGTCGGCCTCTACCTGTCGTACACCGTGTTCAAGGCGATCACCGATCCCGAAAGCTGTCCCGCGACGCCCGTACCCGCGGAAGAGAAAGGCGATCTTCTGCGCGAAGTCGTCGTTTCCCTCGTGCCGCCACTGGTTCTGATCATGTCCGTGCTCGGTTCCATCCTCGGAGGCATCGCCACCCCGACCGAAGCGGCCTCCGTCGGCGCTGTCGGCGCGATGATCCTCGCCGCGCTGCGGTGGCGGCTGTCCTTCACGGTCCTGCGCGAGACCGCGGTGGCAACGGCCACGATCACCTCGATGGTCTTCGTGATCCTTCTGGGCGCGTCGGTCTTTTCGGTCGTGTTCCGCCTGATGGGCGGCGACAACCTGGTGCACGAGTTCCTGTCGAACCTGCCCGGCGGGGCGCTGATGGCCGTCGCGGTCGTCATGGCGATCATGTTCGTTCTGGGCTTCATCCTCGACACGTTCGAGATCATCTTCATCGTGATCCCGATCACCGCGCCTGTCCTGCTTGCCCTCGACGTCGATCCGGTGTGGCTGGGTGTGATCGTCGGCGTCAACCTGCAGACCTCCTTCCTCACACCGCCATTCGGCTTCGCGCTCTTCTATCTCCGGGGTGTCGCGCCGGAGAACCTGCCCACCTCCGCGATCTACAAGGGGATCATTCCCTTCGTGGGCCTTCAGGTCATCGCGATCGCGGTTCTCTTCGCCTTTCCCGACATCGTCACCTGGTTGCCGCGCCTGATCGCGAATTAAGGCGGCTTGCAGCGCCGCCGTTCGGGCGGCGCTTGCGACCGGGGCACAAAACCAAGTCTCTGGAAATCCGGTAGCCAGCGCGGCGCAGTCCCGCAAAAAAAACGGCTGCCGGAATTTTCCGGCAGCCGCTTCGTTTCTATCCCTGA contains:
- a CDS encoding TRAP transporter large permease produces the protein MDPIVIGELLAGLMFFGIIGFLLLGFPVAFTLAGVSLMFGAVGMAFGVFDPSNFGALPNRYIGFMTNEVLVAVPLFIFMGVMLERSNIAEQLLLTMGKLFGNLRGGLGMSVIVVGTLLAASTGVVGATVVTMGLISLPAMLRAGYDPKLATGVICASGTLGQIIPPSTVLIFMGDMLSGINSQVQMAKGNFAPTTVSVGDLFAGALLPGVLLVGLYLSYTVFKAITDPESCPATPVPAEEKGDLLREVVVSLVPPLVLIMSVLGSILGGIATPTEAASVGAVGAMILAALRWRLSFTVLRETAVATATITSMVFVILLGASVFSVVFRLMGGDNLVHEFLSNLPGGALMAVAVVMAIMFVLGFILDTFEIIFIVIPITAPVLLALDVDPVWLGVIVGVNLQTSFLTPPFGFALFYLRGVAPENLPTSAIYKGIIPFVGLQVIAIAVLFAFPDIVTWLPRLIAN
- a CDS encoding ATP-binding cassette domain-containing protein, with amino-acid sequence MDTEHTNLAIHARGLVRRFGNSTAVAGVDLEVPRGMIFAVLGPNGAGKTTLLRMLATLTAPDAGSAEVMGHDIATAPEKVRSSIAMTGQFASLDEDLTGRENLVMLARLWGFRSGPARARADELLDAFELSAAAHKQVKDYSGGMRRRLDIAASLIVTPGVLFLDEPTTGLDPSARQGVWRLIRQLAGSGVTILLTTQYLEEADQLADRIAVIDNGRKIAEGTSRELKAATDSGVLHVSLADHGQIEAAAHLLSEHLGNAVQRSPEGAELSVLSGDAAAANAAVAALISGGFALADFRMGAPSLDEVFFALTGKPEASAPDADGDKDTETAKAQP
- a CDS encoding TRAP transporter small permease subunit, which produces MRALALVIRAISGLNSIIGHVFSWLSLGIVVICFTVVVQRYVFATSFVWMQDLYIWMNGAMFTAVAGFALMRGDHVRVDIFYRPAGIRTKAFVDLFGSIFFLLPFCAVVYLYSMPFVQRAWGYYEGSANVGGMPGLYILKTFIIAFALLLALQGVAMILRSILVLSGHEAMLPPSQRYGDTTNLPDNEGIA
- a CDS encoding YihY/virulence factor BrkB family protein: MSADREPQTVRDAVLTHGVVSSRPEVLLTGSGWRVAMAVTQEALLRLWSDDAFGLSGNIAFRMLLAIFPFLIFTSSLTAFVGDRTMADDLIAFLIEIVPTVIVDPIVSEVEKVMTAQRGGVLSAGILLTIWFAVGGVDGVRVGLNRAYGIRETRSAVAIYALQATMVLVSGFAMVIVGYLLVLAPRAGSWLHQLLPGFDPASVKISLIRYPAAAIIFLSLLFAAHVILPARRTRFSSIWPGVLFTVGGWVVLTAAFSAYLARFATYGSYYAGLAGIIAVLYFMYLAALILIFGGELNRAIRIRRLALSLRVANRNRDESQTPSREGLGR